The nucleotide sequence CAGCGCCATTGTCGGCCTCATCGTCTCCGAATGTGACGGATGAATTCTCAGGCGTCGGGCCAGAGTGCTCCGAGCCGTTGGTATGATCCTCCGCAATGACCGCCGCACAGCCGGAGGAGTTGCGGCGCGTGGAGGGGGGCTTCGGGTGATCATGCGCGCCCTTGTAGACAATCTGCGTGATGCGGCCGTCTGCAAGAGAGCGTTCCACTTTCTTCTTCATGGAGCAATTGTTGTAGGTGCACTTGTAGTAGCTCCGCGGGTTCTCGCTGCCCTTAACTTGCTTCTGCCCGTACTTCCTCCAATTGTATCCGTCCTCAACCTGCTTGTTGTTGTCGCCGCTGCTGCTCTTGTTGCTCACTTCTaccacttgttgttgttgttgctgctgatgTTCCTGCACAAACATATGTGTCTTTGTGAGCTACGACTGTATTATCAAAGAGATAAAAAAAAAGCATAACAAGTTCATAATTTATACTAGCATACAGCCTCGGTGCATGCTGTAACAGTTAAACTAAGTTAAGACGTTGAAGCATCATATGTACTCCTATGTACTAGGGTAGTTTCGACAATAATACTGAATATCTTTGTACTAGTATTATGTACCTTGAATAAAGGTAAGTAATTTGTTTGAGCGTTGACCGTGGCGTTGGGCTTCACTGCGTGAAAGGAGAAGCCAAAGAGGCCGCTGTCTCCACGGCCGACCTCATCCTGCTGAAAGGTGTTCAGATCGGCGCTCGCCTGCCAGTCGTATCTCCGCGCAGGGATCGCACCTGTAGTCGGAGACGCCAATATCTGACGGAAACACAGGCGGCAGCTAAAATCAGCACCACGGATCATAAGCACATACGAAACTagcaaaaaaaaatgatttgcaCATCAGCAACACGAGATGGAGGAGGCGTACATGAGAGTAGTTGAGGAGAACGGGAGAGTGGAGCAGCTCAGCAGGGCTGAGACCTGCAGGGATGGAGAAGCAGGAGAAGGGCGACGCTGGCGACGAGATGGGCAGGCTGGGCGGCTGCGCGGACTTGAACTTGGGCACCCCGGCCCGACCCCCTCGGTTGAACCCCCTTGGCGACCCCTCCACGTCGCCGGCGCCAGACCCTGATAGAAGCTCAGTGAAGGACGTGATGAACGGCGGCGGCGTGAACGTGAACCCTGCGTGATCCAAGCTCCCTGTGGGGGAGGACATGGCGATCGACGGAAGGAGCAGCGAGATTTTTTCGAGAGTAGAAGGAGCAGGGAGATTAAATATTGAAATTGAGACTTGGGTTGGGAGAGGGGTGGTGTGATTGGTGAACGGAGGACAGGAGTGGTTGCTGGGTGGCGCCTTAAGTAGATGCCGGTAGCACAGCAGTGGACCTGTGGCTGTACTGATTCCCGGCAAGCAAGCAGCAAGCCCGAGGAGGTGTACTGGTCGCTGACCACGTGGGGTAAGAGTGTCAGTGGACGTCAGCTAAAATGGGAACGTGATGGTTTGCAGTGCTTCCGCGAAGGGAGTCTGGGTCAAACCTCGTGCGGCTTTGACCAGTCAGCCAGGGCGGCGTGGTTCGGGGAAGTGAGGTTCCGAGAAGAAGAGATGGCGTGGGTGCATCGCCAGCGACAGCATGAGCGTGGCGTGTTCCCACGGCTCTCTTCGCGCGTGCAAATCCGGCTGTAATAGTATGTGCGCAGCTCCCAGGCCGTGATACTTTGGTCTTTGCGCAATACTTTATTCCAAGTAGAGCACAAACTGCACAGGCATGTGCTTTTCTAATACTCCTTCCATTTCTTTATACAATGctactataaaaaatacattttgcatctatacaaggcaaTTAACAGTAACTGAGACAAAATTTAATGATGTTTTCTTGTActccgggtactcggcctcgtagagaAGACGCGCATCCGGCTCCTGGAGGtgtcggcggccgaagccgttcgccactGCACCGTCGCCTGGGTATCTCTCGGTCATTTCGCTCTCGGCGGGGAAGGCAGTGGGGGGAGAGCTCGTCGGCATGAAGAAAGCTTTcgcgagagggagaggagaggttgtGGCGCTCACCAGCAGGGAGGGCGCCTTTTTATAGCCGAAGCGGGTGGCGGGCGGGGCGGCATGCGGGCGGACACGTGGCGCATGCAAGCGGACGCGCGTCGGCGGCGTTTtaactgcgccgcccgtgaggcatcattggaggctgaccggcgcggcagcatTGATTCCCATGAGAACTGAGGCGATGAGGTCGACGAAGCGgccgtctcgctgactcggcgggcccgcgtctgtttcgcgccaaaacgctcgccccggcgcccccgagcgtcCCCCGGCgcgtcgggttcggcctgggtccaccggcgctgatttcggcccaagccggcgaaaaacgggctcctgggggcgcgactgggccgttttttcggcgccggcaaaAAAAAATTCGCCTAGGGAAGCCGTTCTGCGGacgcggttggagatgctctatCATTCTGATTTATATACAAGTAGCCAAAAAATAAGTTTTAATAAAGATATTTATCGCCATATACGATAACAAAATCCGGATAATTTATGATGCTCAAAGTGAACTGAAGTTACGAATATTTGAGGCATTATTATAATGCTATAGAGTCAAAACTCGACAATTGTTGAATCTTTCTAGGATTGGacacaaaatatttcagaaaggttgttgcttcttcatggacttgtgGTATCATTCGAAAAGGCAACatgaaaagaacaaaaaaaatattAACTATAATATTACCACTTTGGTTCATCACCATTGACATGAACAATTTAAGCATCTAGATCTCTCTCACATATAAAATTATGAAACTGTTATAAGAAACGGTTAGCATAACGGTTATTTGGAGCCTTCATGATGTAAAAAAAAGGTTATTTTTTCATCtacatcatctattgaagatgcttCGATATTCCATGGATCAGTCTTGTTGCTAGCAAGCTGCTGCTAGATAAATTATTCCATGGATCAATCATGTTATTTAAACAAAGACAAAATCCTGGGGCTAGacggtactccctccatttcaaaatatagtgcgtccGCGCTTTCCAAGGTCCAACTTTAACCATAAATTTAGCCAACGAGACCGACTGTGGCatgagaaaaaattatataattgaaaacttcttttaaatacgaattcactggtataacttttgcttccgccgcagtcggtctcgttggttaaatttatggtgaAAGTTGAAGCACGGGAATAGTACCATCTAGCTCCCTATGTCCGGAAAAAGTTGTCCAGCGCTTACTTCCTCCATTTCAAAATTTAGTGCGCCCATGCTTCCAaaggttcaactttgaccataaatttaaccaacgagaccagcTGTGGtgggagaaaaaaattatataattgaaaagttcttttgaatacgaattcactggtataactttTGCACCCGTCACATTCGGTCTTGTTGGTTAAGTTTAtagtcaaagttgaagcacgggatagaggaagcactatattTTCGAACGGAAGGAGTAGTTTATTTtcgattttgcaaaaaaaaaaccttcCATCTTCAAATCTCTTGCTAATCAGCGCCCCGCTGCTTCTTCCTCATTTCTCCGTCGGCCGCATGCACCGTGGTCGCCCAAGCCACCATCGGCACCCATCGTAGGGCCGAGCGCGTGACGATGGCCATGGCCAGCGCTGCCGCTATTAACCACCGTCGCCCGGGCCCACCTGCGCCACCCGAGGCGAGCTGCGTCGTCCACCTGCTCCTCTGCGGCGGCTCCCCGGCCGAAGGGCGCTGCGCCACCGCCATCTTCTCCCACTGTGACCCCTTCTGCCGCCCAGGGCTGCCACGCTATCCCCTCCCGCCGCCCAGCGCCTGCGCTACCGCCGCTAGGACCTACGCGCGCCTGGGTTTCGAGCGC is from Triticum aestivum cultivar Chinese Spring chromosome 1B, IWGSC CS RefSeq v2.1, whole genome shotgun sequence and encodes:
- the LOC100049024 gene encoding probable WRKY transcription factor 26, which codes for MSSPTGSLDHAGFTFTPPPFITSFTELLSGSGAGDVEGSPRGFNRGGRAGVPKFKSAQPPSLPISSPASPFSCFSIPAGLSPAELLHSPVLLNYSHILASPTTGAIPARRYDWQASADLNTFQQDEVGRGDSGLFGFSFHAVKPNATVNAQTNYLPLFKEHQQQQQQQVVEVSNKSSSGDNNKQVEDGYNWRKYGQKQVKGSENPRSYYKCTYNNCSMKKKVERSLADGRITQIVYKGAHDHPKPPSTRRNSSGCAAVIAEDHTNGSEHSGPTPENSSVTFGDDEADNGAEPETKRRKEHGDNEGSSGGTGACVKPVREPTLVVQTLSDIDILDDGFRWRKYGQKVVKGNPNPRSYYKCTTVGCPVRKHVERASHDNRAVITTYEGRHSHDVPVGRGAGASRALPTSSSSDSSVVVCPAAAGQAPYTLEMLANPAAGHRGYAAKDEPRDDMFVESLLC